Proteins encoded together in one Maribacter dokdonensis DSW-8 window:
- the ftsH gene encoding ATP-dependent zinc metalloprotease FtsH, translating to MAKENKTNPKKPKFSSWWIYGLVAVLLIGFQLFNSDDLASTQKTTTSELQQYLRNGDVKKILIITNTNQAKVFLTDEAIAKEVHKDVNEKSFLPSSGNVPQYTLDYGDLQIFQNEITEIKKENNLDTIIEFGKESTAILDFLLSLLPFVLIIGIWIYLMRRMSGGGGGGAGGQIFNIGKSKAKLFDEKTDTRTSFKDVAGLEGAKEEVEEIVEFLRNPDKYTSLGGKIPKGALLVGPPGTGKTLLAKAVAGEAKVPFFSLSGSDFVEMFVGVGASRVRDLFKQAKDKSPAIIFIDEIDAIGRARGKNNFTGSNDERENTLNQLLTEMDGFGTNTNVIVLAATNRADVLDKALMRAGRFDRQIYVDLPDIRERKEIFEVHLRPIKTAETLDLDFLARQTPGFSGADIANVCNEAALIAARNEKKAVTKQDFLDAVDRIVGGLEKKNKIITPGEKETIAYHEAGHATTSWMLEHAAPLVKVTIVPRGQSLGAAWYLPEERLIVRPEQMLDEMCATMGGRAAEKVIFNKISTGALSDLEKVTKQARAMVTIYGLNDEIGNITYYDSSGQDSYGFSKPYSEDTARKIDAEISKIIEEQYQRAIKVLTDNKDKLTTLAERLLEKEVIFKEDLEKIFGKRNFEKDILALENEKKLKEEEDNNSTEQQEITENK from the coding sequence ATGGCAAAAGAAAACAAAACAAATCCGAAAAAACCAAAATTTAGTTCTTGGTGGATTTACGGATTGGTAGCAGTATTACTTATTGGATTTCAACTGTTCAATAGTGATGACCTAGCTAGCACACAAAAAACGACTACTTCAGAATTACAGCAGTATTTGAGAAATGGCGATGTAAAAAAGATATTGATCATCACCAATACAAATCAAGCTAAGGTTTTTTTAACCGATGAGGCCATCGCAAAAGAAGTACATAAAGATGTAAACGAGAAGTCCTTTCTTCCATCATCTGGCAATGTACCTCAGTATACATTAGACTATGGTGATCTTCAAATATTTCAAAATGAAATAACTGAAATCAAAAAAGAGAACAACTTAGATACCATTATTGAATTTGGAAAAGAATCTACAGCCATTTTAGATTTCCTTTTATCCTTATTACCATTTGTATTGATTATTGGTATTTGGATCTATCTAATGCGTAGAATGTCTGGCGGAGGCGGAGGCGGTGCCGGTGGACAGATCTTCAACATCGGAAAATCTAAAGCGAAGTTGTTTGACGAAAAGACAGATACAAGAACATCTTTTAAAGACGTTGCCGGTTTAGAAGGTGCAAAAGAAGAAGTTGAAGAGATCGTAGAATTCTTAAGAAATCCGGATAAGTATACATCATTAGGTGGTAAAATACCAAAAGGTGCATTATTAGTAGGACCTCCAGGAACAGGTAAAACACTTTTGGCCAAAGCCGTTGCAGGTGAAGCTAAGGTACCTTTCTTCTCTTTATCCGGTTCAGATTTCGTTGAAATGTTCGTAGGTGTAGGTGCATCTAGAGTACGTGATTTATTCAAGCAAGCTAAAGACAAATCTCCGGCAATTATATTTATTGATGAAATTGATGCTATAGGTAGAGCCAGAGGAAAAAATAACTTCACGGGATCCAATGATGAACGTGAAAATACTTTGAACCAGCTATTGACCGAAATGGATGGTTTTGGCACTAACACCAATGTAATAGTACTTGCTGCTACCAACCGTGCAGATGTTTTGGATAAAGCATTAATGCGTGCCGGTAGATTTGATAGACAGATTTATGTTGACCTACCGGATATTCGTGAGCGTAAGGAAATTTTTGAAGTTCATTTAAGACCTATTAAAACTGCCGAGACTTTAGATTTAGATTTCTTGGCAAGACAAACACCTGGTTTCTCAGGTGCTGATATCGCCAATGTATGTAATGAAGCCGCTTTAATAGCTGCTCGCAATGAAAAGAAAGCTGTAACCAAACAAGATTTCCTAGACGCTGTAGATAGAATTGTAGGTGGTCTTGAAAAGAAAAATAAGATTATAACACCTGGTGAAAAAGAAACCATTGCTTACCACGAAGCTGGTCACGCAACCACAAGTTGGATGCTAGAACACGCTGCACCGTTAGTAAAAGTTACTATTGTACCAAGAGGACAATCTTTAGGAGCAGCTTGGTATTTACCTGAAGAGCGCTTGATCGTTAGGCCTGAACAAATGCTTGATGAAATGTGTGCAACTATGGGCGGTAGAGCTGCTGAAAAGGTGATTTTCAACAAAATTTCCACAGGCGCTTTGAGTGACCTGGAGAAAGTAACCAAACAAGCTAGGGCAATGGTTACTATTTACGGACTTAATGATGAAATAGGAAACATTACTTATTATGATTCATCAGGTCAAGATTCTTATGGATTCTCAAAACCGTATAGCGAAGACACCGCTCGTAAAATAGATGCCGAAATTTCAAAAATTATTGAAGAACAGTATCAACGTGCCATTAAAGTTTTAACGGACAATAAAGATAAACTAACCACTTTAGCAGAACGATTGTTGGAGAAAGAGGTTATCTTTAAGGAAGATTTGGAAAAAATCTTTGGTAAGCGAAATTTTGAAAAAGATATTTTAGCGTTAGAAAACGAAAAGAAACTTAAAGAAGAAGAGGATAATAATTCTACAGAGCAGCAAGAAATTACTGAAAATAAGTAA
- the rsfS gene encoding ribosome silencing factor — translation MQENKTSADELIALIIQGVDEVKGQNVNLLDLREIENTVCDYFIVCNGTSNTHVNAIVGSIQKTVSKAIQDKPWHVEGEDNAEWVLMDYVNVVVHVFQKQVREFYDIEGLWGDAKFTTIESSVNQ, via the coding sequence ATGCAGGAAAATAAAACTAGCGCAGATGAGTTAATTGCATTAATTATACAAGGAGTTGACGAAGTAAAAGGACAAAATGTAAATCTATTAGATTTAAGAGAAATTGAAAACACCGTTTGTGATTACTTCATAGTTTGTAACGGTACGTCCAATACGCATGTAAATGCGATCGTAGGTTCTATCCAAAAAACAGTAAGTAAAGCGATTCAAGATAAACCCTGGCACGTAGAAGGCGAGGACAATGCCGAATGGGTATTGATGGACTATGTAAACGTAGTAGTCCACGTATTCCAAAAGCAAGTTCGAGAATTTTATGACATAGAAGGTTTATGGGGTGATGCAAAATTCACGACCATAGAAAGTAGCGTTAATCAATAA
- a CDS encoding biotin--[acetyl-CoA-carboxylase] ligase — MQIIKLDATQSTNTYLKDLSFKRELDDFTVVTTKNQTSGRGQLNAKWESEPGKNLAFSILKKNLDIPIQRVFLVSVCVSLAIIESLKDFDIPDLSIKWPNDILSGNYKIGGILIENIITGSKIKRSIIGFGLNVNQKSFKSAPHASSLNAITGTDFDLDEIFYSLIEHLHQNMIKPFQLMESELYAQYHAHLFKKGQMSTFKIHDDIQITGTIEKVSIDGKLVVKLVNGDFQEFGLKEIQLLY; from the coding sequence ATGCAAATAATCAAACTTGATGCCACGCAATCTACAAATACCTATTTAAAAGATTTGTCATTTAAAAGGGAGTTAGATGATTTTACTGTCGTAACTACCAAAAATCAAACTTCAGGTAGGGGGCAGTTAAATGCGAAATGGGAATCTGAGCCTGGTAAGAATCTAGCATTCAGTATATTGAAAAAGAATTTGGATATTCCTATTCAACGAGTTTTTCTTGTAAGTGTTTGTGTTTCATTGGCTATAATAGAGAGCTTAAAAGATTTTGATATACCTGATTTAAGTATTAAATGGCCAAACGACATTCTGTCAGGTAATTACAAAATCGGCGGTATTTTGATCGAAAATATCATAACTGGTTCTAAAATTAAGCGAAGCATAATAGGTTTTGGTTTAAATGTAAACCAAAAATCATTTAAAAGCGCACCACATGCCTCTTCATTAAATGCGATAACCGGTACTGATTTTGATCTTGATGAAATTTTTTATTCGCTGATAGAACATCTACATCAAAACATGATCAAACCTTTTCAATTAATGGAAAGTGAATTGTATGCACAGTATCATGCCCATTTATTTAAAAAAGGGCAAATGAGTACGTTCAAGATTCACGATGACATACAAATTACCGGTACAATTGAAAAAGTTTCTATTGACGGTAAATTGGTAGTGAAACTAGTAAATGGTGATTTTCAAGAATTTGGCTTAAAAGAAATACAGTTACTGTATTAG
- the pyrE gene encoding orotate phosphoribosyltransferase gives MVLDKNTAKKTAELLLQINAIKLKPENPFTWASGWKSPIYCDNRILLSYPIIRNYIRDEMAKQVEQLYGKPDCIVGVATGAIGIGALVADKLNLPFVYVRPEPKSHGRQNQIEGHLEAHQTVVVIEDLISTGKSSLNAVKALKAIDAKVKGMLAIFTYGFETADSNFKEENTELHTLSNYAHLIEQASDTGYVKEEQLATLMEWRKDPSKWTNK, from the coding sequence ATGGTTTTAGACAAAAACACTGCAAAAAAAACGGCAGAGCTTCTCTTGCAAATTAATGCAATAAAATTGAAACCCGAAAATCCTTTTACATGGGCTTCGGGTTGGAAATCTCCTATATATTGCGACAATAGGATTTTACTTTCTTACCCTATCATCCGAAACTATATTCGTGATGAAATGGCTAAGCAAGTTGAACAATTATATGGCAAGCCAGATTGTATTGTTGGGGTTGCCACCGGGGCAATTGGCATTGGTGCTTTGGTAGCGGACAAACTCAACCTACCATTCGTATATGTACGTCCTGAGCCTAAATCGCACGGGCGTCAAAATCAAATAGAAGGTCATTTAGAAGCACACCAAACGGTGGTTGTGATCGAAGATTTGATCAGTACCGGTAAAAGCAGCCTAAATGCCGTAAAGGCACTAAAAGCTATAGATGCCAAAGTTAAAGGCATGTTGGCTATTTTTACATATGGTTTTGAAACTGCCGATTCTAATTTTAAAGAAGAAAATACAGAGTTGCACACGTTAAGCAATTACGCTCATTTAATTGAACAAGCTTCTGACACTGGTTATGTAAAAGAAGAGCAATTAGCAACTTTAATGGAATGGAGGAAAGACCCTTCTAAATGGACAAATAAATAA
- a CDS encoding NUDIX hydrolase, with protein sequence MYKVFVNELPLILTNKLSDTTKGEYFLLNKESIEEAISSLRKGKLEEAFIYHPNHDEILKKFTQEIPLVIAGGGVVYNKERKVLFIYRNDKWDLPKGKLDKGETIEECAIREVEEETGVKGLRLDNYLRTTYHVFRRNGITKLKQVFWYEMSTDYEGKLKPEKKEGIFKVRWKGPEKIKKALENSYVNIRILFEED encoded by the coding sequence ATGTATAAAGTTTTTGTTAATGAATTGCCTTTGATTTTAACAAATAAACTCTCCGATACCACAAAGGGTGAGTATTTTTTGTTAAATAAGGAGTCTATTGAAGAGGCTATAAGTTCATTGAGGAAGGGGAAGTTGGAGGAAGCGTTCATATACCACCCAAACCACGATGAAATTTTAAAAAAGTTTACTCAAGAAATACCACTGGTAATAGCGGGAGGTGGTGTTGTGTACAATAAGGAAAGAAAAGTTCTTTTCATTTATAGAAATGATAAGTGGGATTTGCCAAAAGGAAAACTTGATAAAGGCGAAACAATTGAAGAGTGTGCCATACGTGAAGTAGAGGAAGAAACAGGAGTCAAAGGCCTTCGATTGGATAATTACTTGCGCACTACATATCATGTTTTTAGGCGTAATGGTATTACCAAACTAAAACAAGTATTTTGGTACGAAATGAGTACCGATTATGAGGGTAAATTAAAACCTGAGAAAAAAGAAGGCATTTTTAAAGTTAGATGGAAAGGTCCTGAAAAAATTAAAAAAGCCTTGGAGAATTCTTATGTGAACATAAGAATTCTATTTGAAGAAGATTAA
- a CDS encoding M14 family metallopeptidase produces the protein MKAILPLLLFFSLISCENKIEDTKTDFPTPFETSNKTETATYEQVIDFYIKLAKEFSTINIQTIGTTDSGKPLHVVTFSSKGDFDFKKLATNNTMLLINNGIHPGESDGIDATMLLFRDLASNEIKTPKETIIATIPVYNVGGALNRNSTTRANQNGPVEYGFRGNAKNYDLNRDFIKTDTKNTETFNKIFHLIDPDVFIDNHVSNGADYQYTLTHLFTQHNKLGGKLGKYVHDDLMPQLQDSLLNNGWDITPYVNVFNSPPENGFQQFLDNPRYSTGYTTLWNTVGMMVETHMLKPYDQRVAGTYQLMLNMIAIAEKDGRKIKEMRNAAKNAFQQNDYYPTQWQVDTTKASSFIFKGFKADTLTSEITGFNRLKYNREVPIETEITYQDYFKASDSIQIPKAYVLGKQWHNVIKRLDLNKISYTELKQDSTILVESYQIDDYSTYTSPYEGHYPHYNTSVNVTNITKEFKAGDIVIPVDQPGLRYIIETLEPSAVDSFFNWNFFDTILQQKEGFSPYVFEDTALEMLNNDTILKSEFENKKIEDLDFKNNWYLQLKWLFKHSKHYEEAYMQYPIYRITN, from the coding sequence ATGAAAGCGATCCTACCTCTATTATTGTTTTTTTCATTGATTTCTTGCGAGAATAAGATTGAAGATACCAAAACAGATTTTCCTACACCGTTTGAAACTTCCAATAAAACCGAAACGGCTACCTATGAACAGGTAATAGATTTTTACATAAAACTTGCCAAAGAATTTTCAACTATAAACATACAGACCATTGGCACTACTGATAGTGGCAAGCCGCTACATGTGGTAACATTTAGTAGCAAAGGTGATTTCGATTTCAAAAAATTAGCGACGAACAATACCATGTTATTGATCAATAACGGTATTCATCCTGGGGAGAGTGATGGTATAGATGCTACCATGTTACTTTTTAGAGATTTGGCAAGCAATGAAATTAAAACGCCTAAAGAAACCATTATTGCTACCATACCTGTTTATAATGTTGGTGGCGCCCTTAATAGGAACAGTACCACCCGTGCCAACCAAAATGGCCCGGTTGAATATGGTTTTAGAGGTAATGCCAAGAACTATGACCTTAATAGGGATTTTATAAAAACGGATACCAAAAACACGGAAACCTTTAACAAGATTTTTCATCTAATTGATCCAGATGTTTTTATAGATAACCATGTTAGCAACGGTGCGGACTATCAATACACCCTTACCCATTTATTTACCCAGCACAATAAATTAGGAGGAAAATTGGGTAAATATGTTCATGATGACCTAATGCCCCAACTACAAGACTCTTTATTGAACAACGGGTGGGATATTACGCCCTATGTAAATGTATTTAACTCACCGCCAGAAAATGGATTTCAGCAATTTCTGGACAACCCTAGGTACTCTACGGGGTACACCACGCTATGGAATACCGTAGGTATGATGGTAGAGACACATATGCTAAAACCCTACGATCAACGTGTAGCGGGAACGTACCAACTCATGTTGAACATGATTGCAATAGCAGAAAAAGATGGTCGCAAAATAAAAGAAATGAGAAATGCTGCAAAAAACGCTTTTCAGCAGAATGATTACTACCCTACTCAATGGCAAGTAGATACAACTAAAGCTTCAAGTTTTATATTTAAAGGGTTTAAGGCCGATACATTAACTAGTGAAATTACAGGTTTTAACAGACTAAAATATAACCGAGAAGTACCTATAGAAACTGAAATAACTTATCAAGATTATTTTAAGGCATCTGACTCCATCCAAATACCAAAAGCATACGTACTAGGAAAGCAGTGGCACAATGTTATTAAAAGATTGGACTTGAATAAAATTTCGTACACTGAATTAAAACAAGATTCCACGATATTGGTCGAATCATATCAAATTGACGATTACAGTACGTATACATCACCTTACGAAGGTCATTATCCTCATTATAATACTTCTGTAAACGTGACCAATATTACTAAAGAATTCAAAGCTGGCGATATTGTAATACCAGTAGATCAACCCGGTCTTAGATATATTATTGAAACATTGGAGCCTAGTGCCGTAGATTCATTTTTTAACTGGAACTTTTTTGATACTATTCTACAACAAAAAGAAGGATTTTCTCCTTATGTTTTTGAGGACACCGCTTTAGAGATGCTAAACAATGATACCATACTAAAATCTGAATTTGAAAATAAAAAGATAGAAGACTTAGATTTTAAGAACAACTGGTACCTACAACTAAAATGGTTATTTAAACATAGTAAACACTATGAGGAGGCTTACATGCAATATCCGATCTATAGAATAACTAACTGA
- a CDS encoding response regulator, whose translation MKKISDITIIDDDAITVFGLRKLISSSVDCNTIASYANGKIAIDAMIDFFNNEQQIPQIIFLDINMPIMDGWEFLEAFINLPITDKIRINIVTSSIDPRDQQQWEYFKGKSHHLITFNQKPIDRNKIVEITQVA comes from the coding sequence ATGAAAAAAATTAGTGATATCACTATTATAGATGACGACGCAATTACCGTTTTTGGTTTGCGAAAATTAATCTCTTCTAGCGTAGATTGTAATACGATTGCATCATATGCAAATGGCAAAATTGCCATAGACGCTATGATCGATTTTTTTAATAATGAACAACAAATTCCGCAAATTATATTTTTAGATATCAATATGCCTATTATGGATGGATGGGAGTTTTTAGAAGCTTTCATCAATCTTCCCATTACCGATAAAATTAGAATTAATATTGTCACCTCTTCAATTGACCCTCGTGACCAACAACAATGGGAATATTTTAAAGGTAAAAGTCATCATCTCATAACTTTTAACCAAAAACCCATTGATAGAAATAAAATTGTAGAAATTACCCAAGTTGCATAA